A stretch of Lentibacillus sp. JNUCC-1 DNA encodes these proteins:
- the glyS gene encoding glycine--tRNA ligase subunit beta, protein MRKDALFEIGLEELPARFIDDAEQQFHKAAIKFLKDERLAFESVESYATPRRLAVIIRGLADAQTSIEEEMKGPAVKIAKDDNGDWTKAAVGFTKGQGLSVEDIYIKELKGTEYIFVNKHIKGLPAMERLSGFADLIQSIQFNKNMRWADQSMRYARPIRWLVALYGNDVVPFEIAGVRTGRMTFGHRFLGGEIELKEPKEYLPSLTDQYVIASPKEREEMIVRQIHHVETTEGYEIPVDQALLEEVRNLVEYPTVFMGRFEDTFLKLPSDILVTSMKAHQRYFPVKDSDGHLLPMFVGVRNGDERALETVVKGNEKVLKARLADAQFFYEEDQKTPLKDHLEKLSRVVFQEKLGTLEDKVMRIKQIAGRICDMIALSPNTKDHIERAAEICKFDLMTQMVNEFTELEGIMGEDYALKYGESPHVANAIREHYLPKSSQGELPQTVEGAVLSIADKLDTVTGSLSLGRRPSASQDPYGLRRQATGILRILESRKWDVSVEDLLQVVMRIYDETVKNINWSADTFNEVQAFFKTRAEYVLRDEQVEQDIVHAVISNRIGNYSYAADKAHALSSKRHDQNFKPTQEALVRVLNIAKKAEQTIIEPAVFQTDSERTLYEAFEDIKPKYQTAKSSLKAQNALDQLEKLAAPIHAFFEHNMVMAEDEEIRLNRLALMHAISELVFDYADLSVVEWKQHF, encoded by the coding sequence ATGCGAAAAGATGCTTTGTTTGAAATCGGACTGGAGGAACTCCCCGCAAGATTTATTGATGATGCTGAACAACAGTTTCATAAGGCAGCTATAAAGTTTTTAAAAGATGAGCGTCTTGCGTTTGAGTCTGTGGAATCCTATGCTACTCCCAGACGACTTGCAGTGATTATCCGCGGACTTGCAGATGCTCAAACGTCAATCGAAGAAGAAATGAAAGGGCCAGCGGTGAAAATTGCCAAGGATGATAACGGGGATTGGACTAAAGCAGCTGTTGGTTTTACGAAAGGGCAAGGGCTGTCAGTTGAAGATATTTATATTAAGGAATTAAAGGGAACGGAATATATCTTTGTCAATAAACATATAAAAGGGCTTCCTGCTATGGAGCGTCTTTCAGGCTTTGCCGATCTTATTCAATCAATACAGTTTAATAAGAACATGCGCTGGGCCGATCAATCTATGCGGTATGCAAGACCGATACGATGGCTTGTGGCATTATATGGAAACGATGTGGTTCCCTTTGAAATAGCTGGTGTTCGAACAGGCCGGATGACATTCGGGCACCGTTTTTTGGGTGGTGAAATTGAGCTGAAGGAGCCGAAAGAATACCTGCCTTCACTTACTGATCAGTACGTCATTGCATCCCCGAAAGAACGGGAAGAAATGATTGTGCGGCAAATTCATCATGTGGAAACAACGGAAGGCTATGAGATTCCGGTCGACCAGGCATTATTGGAGGAAGTTAGAAACCTCGTTGAGTACCCAACTGTTTTCATGGGGAGATTCGAGGATACGTTTCTCAAATTGCCATCGGATATTCTGGTTACATCTATGAAAGCCCATCAGCGTTACTTCCCGGTAAAGGACAGCGACGGTCATCTGCTGCCAATGTTTGTCGGTGTGCGAAACGGTGATGAAAGAGCACTGGAAACAGTTGTAAAAGGGAATGAAAAGGTACTTAAAGCGCGCTTGGCCGATGCTCAGTTTTTCTATGAAGAAGATCAGAAAACCCCCCTTAAAGATCACCTGGAAAAATTAAGCCGCGTCGTATTTCAAGAGAAACTTGGTACACTTGAGGATAAAGTAATGCGCATTAAACAAATCGCAGGCCGGATATGTGATATGATTGCTCTTTCACCTAATACCAAAGACCACATTGAAAGAGCTGCAGAGATTTGTAAATTTGACCTTATGACTCAGATGGTCAATGAATTTACGGAACTGGAAGGTATTATGGGCGAAGATTACGCATTAAAATACGGAGAGAGCCCACACGTGGCAAATGCGATTCGTGAACATTATTTGCCAAAGAGCTCACAAGGAGAATTGCCGCAAACCGTTGAAGGGGCTGTGTTAAGTATCGCTGACAAGCTTGATACAGTTACAGGCAGTCTCTCTCTTGGCCGGAGACCGAGTGCATCACAGGATCCATACGGTTTAAGACGGCAGGCTACGGGGATTTTGCGTATTCTTGAATCGAGAAAATGGGACGTTTCTGTGGAGGATCTCCTACAAGTTGTGATGCGCATTTACGATGAAACGGTTAAAAACATAAACTGGTCAGCTGATACGTTCAACGAAGTGCAGGCGTTTTTCAAAACCCGCGCTGAATATGTGTTGAGAGATGAGCAAGTTGAACAAGATATTGTACATGCTGTTATAAGTAATCGTATTGGAAACTACTCTTATGCGGCCGATAAAGCGCACGCGTTATCCAGTAAACGCCATGATCAAAACTTTAAACCAACTCAAGAAGCACTTGTTCGGGTATTGAATATTGCTAAAAAGGCTGAACAGACAATAATTGAACCAGCCGTATTCCAAACTGATTCAGAAAGAACACTTTATGAGGCGTTTGAAGACATTAAGCCAAAATATCAAACTGCGAAAAGTTCATTAAAGGCCCAAAATGCTTTAGACCAATTGGAGAAGCTGGCTGCCCCCATTCATGCGTTTTTTGAACATAATATGGTCATGGCTGAAGATGAAGAAATCCGCCTTAATCGACTAGCGCTAATGCATGCCATTTCTGAACTGGTTTTTGATTATGCTGATTTATCTGTTGTAGAATGGAAACAGCATTTCTGA
- a CDS encoding helix-turn-helix transcriptional regulator — protein MELSKRQEQIIEIVKSNGPITGENIASKLGLTRATLRPDLAILTMSGFLEARPRVGYYYTGKTGNELLTENIKRLKVQEYQSVPIVVKEHTSVYDAISTMFLDDVGTLFVVDEQSCLIGVLSRKDLLRASMGQQDLTAVPVHIIMTRMPNITVCRRDDMVLDAARKMIDQQIDGLPVVKAVEGGLEVVGRITKTTITKVFVELIRGNHI, from the coding sequence GTGGAATTATCCAAGCGACAAGAACAAATTATTGAAATTGTTAAGTCTAACGGGCCGATCACAGGCGAGAATATTGCAAGTAAGTTAGGTCTGACGCGTGCAACATTGAGACCTGATTTGGCCATTTTGACCATGTCAGGCTTCCTTGAGGCACGGCCTCGTGTCGGTTATTACTATACAGGCAAAACAGGCAATGAGTTGCTGACAGAAAATATTAAACGGCTGAAAGTCCAAGAATATCAATCAGTTCCGATTGTTGTTAAAGAGCATACGTCTGTGTATGATGCGATTTCCACTATGTTTTTAGACGATGTCGGGACACTGTTTGTAGTAGATGAACAATCATGCCTCATCGGGGTTCTGTCTCGAAAAGATCTATTAAGAGCGAGTATGGGACAGCAAGATCTCACTGCAGTGCCTGTTCATATCATTATGACACGGATGCCTAACATAACGGTTTGCAGACGTGACGACATGGTTCTTGATGCGGCCAGAAAAATGATTGATCAGCAAATAGACGGATTACCAGTGGTTAAAGCCGTTGAAGGCGGACTCGAAGTTGTTGGGCGCATTACCAAGACAACCATTACAAAAGTATTTGTCGAACTGATTAGAGGTAACCATATTTAA
- a CDS encoding pyruvate, water dikinase regulatory protein yields the protein MSAKPPVYVLSDSVGETAELVIKAGLSQFNGECDIQRVPYVEDKTTIDEALQQVVETNGMLGFTLVDPELRHYTNEQADKLNIEAIDIMGPMMGAMEKYFKLEPRLEPGLVHKLDEDYFKRVEAIEFAVKYDDGRDPRGIARADIILIGVSRTSKTPLSQYLALKRLKVANVPIVPEVEPPEELYLVDPSKCIGLKISSVKLNDIRKERLKALGLGDQASYANIERIEQELTYFNKVIDKIGCEVIDVSNKAVEETANIIMHMATMK from the coding sequence ATGAGTGCCAAACCACCTGTGTATGTCTTGTCAGACTCAGTAGGGGAAACGGCAGAACTTGTTATAAAAGCAGGCCTGAGTCAATTTAATGGTGAATGTGATATTCAGCGTGTACCATATGTTGAAGATAAAACCACAATTGATGAAGCATTACAGCAAGTTGTAGAAACAAACGGAATGCTCGGATTTACTCTTGTGGATCCCGAACTCAGGCATTATACAAATGAGCAAGCAGACAAGTTGAACATTGAGGCGATAGACATCATGGGGCCTATGATGGGGGCGATGGAAAAGTACTTTAAACTTGAGCCTCGTTTAGAGCCTGGGCTTGTTCATAAACTCGATGAAGATTATTTCAAACGTGTGGAAGCCATCGAATTTGCGGTTAAATATGACGATGGGAGAGACCCTCGCGGAATAGCCCGGGCAGATATCATTTTGATAGGTGTTTCACGGACGTCCAAGACGCCTCTATCACAGTATTTGGCATTGAAACGTTTGAAGGTGGCCAACGTCCCGATTGTTCCAGAAGTAGAACCACCAGAGGAACTCTATCTAGTGGATCCATCGAAATGTATTGGGCTAAAAATCAGCTCGGTTAAATTAAATGATATACGAAAAGAAAGATTAAAAGCGCTCGGACTTGGGGATCAGGCTTCATACGCTAATATTGAAAGAATAGAGCAGGAATTGACTTATTTTAACAAGGTGATTGACAAAATTGGCTGCGAAGTGATCGATGTATCCAATAAAGCAGTTGAAGAAACAGCAAACATCATTATGCACATGGCAACAATGAAATAA
- the dnaG gene encoding DNA primase has product MSKRISDEVIENVRNNNEIVDVIGEYVQLKKQGKNYFGLCPFHGEKTPSFSVNQDKQIFHCFGCGKGGNVFTFLMELEGYTFYEVLVQLAERSDIELPEQVTEKQQTLPQADQNILMAHEWLAKLYHHLLMYTKDGREGLEYFKKRGIHEETINLFQLGFAPNVSTFTVEFLEKKGFHQQELIKAGLVSEQEDGRVTDRFRGRIMIPIRNHLGKPIAFGGRAIGQQEPKYLNSPESDLFQKGRMLFNFDLAKRDIRKQNEVVLFEGYMDVLSAYQANVRNALATLGTSLTEHQARLLKRYTDTVILCYDQDKAGQDGAYRAATLLRQSGCDVKVAKMPDNMDPDDYIRSHGGEAFKKHVIAASDTFTHFYMQYAKKDFNLNIQGDRIEYIEHIVSYLATIESRVEREYYLKELSSDFHVSMDTLLDEIKTKRETARKHEDKRENNRYTNRAVRIQQEKKLLPAFHNAERQLIAHMLSDETIAFQVQEELGAAFNIDAHKVLVTHLYAYYEKGNPAEVSLFMEHIEDDQLRQLVAEITMMPIFDQISSKEIQDYINMIKAKTHELEHIAVLKQDQRIAEQQNDPIKAAQIAMQIIQMQKPQ; this is encoded by the coding sequence ATGTCTAAGCGAATATCTGACGAAGTGATCGAAAATGTCAGGAACAACAATGAAATTGTCGATGTCATTGGAGAATATGTGCAACTCAAAAAGCAGGGGAAAAACTATTTTGGTCTATGTCCGTTTCATGGAGAAAAAACGCCTTCATTTTCAGTGAATCAAGATAAACAAATTTTTCATTGTTTCGGTTGTGGTAAAGGCGGGAATGTTTTTACTTTTCTTATGGAACTGGAAGGGTACACTTTTTATGAGGTGCTTGTTCAGCTGGCGGAAAGAAGTGATATAGAGCTACCGGAACAAGTAACAGAAAAGCAACAAACGCTTCCGCAAGCAGACCAAAATATACTTATGGCTCATGAGTGGCTTGCAAAACTCTATCATCACCTTCTTATGTACACAAAGGATGGCAGGGAAGGCCTTGAATACTTCAAGAAAAGAGGGATTCATGAAGAAACCATTAATCTATTTCAATTGGGCTTTGCACCGAATGTGTCAACCTTCACTGTGGAGTTTCTTGAAAAGAAGGGTTTTCATCAGCAAGAACTCATAAAAGCAGGTCTTGTTTCAGAACAGGAGGATGGACGTGTAACCGATCGCTTCAGAGGGCGTATCATGATCCCGATCCGCAACCACCTGGGAAAACCAATTGCTTTTGGTGGCCGTGCAATAGGACAGCAGGAACCGAAGTATTTGAACAGTCCCGAAAGTGATTTGTTTCAAAAGGGTCGTATGCTGTTTAATTTTGATTTGGCCAAGCGGGATATCCGCAAACAGAATGAAGTCGTTTTGTTTGAGGGGTATATGGATGTGCTTTCTGCATATCAGGCTAACGTTCGAAATGCACTCGCTACGCTTGGAACATCTTTGACTGAACATCAAGCTCGACTGCTTAAAAGGTATACAGATACAGTCATTCTATGCTATGACCAAGATAAAGCAGGCCAAGATGGTGCTTATAGGGCAGCGACATTGCTTCGGCAATCGGGTTGTGACGTGAAGGTGGCCAAGATGCCTGATAATATGGACCCCGATGATTATATCCGATCACATGGTGGAGAAGCTTTTAAAAAGCATGTGATTGCTGCCAGTGATACATTCACACACTTTTATATGCAATACGCCAAAAAGGATTTTAATTTAAACATCCAAGGTGACCGCATAGAATATATTGAGCATATAGTCTCATACTTGGCGACGATTGAAAGCCGTGTTGAAAGGGAATATTATTTAAAAGAGTTAAGTAGTGATTTTCATGTTTCAATGGACACACTTTTGGATGAAATAAAGACAAAACGTGAAACTGCAAGAAAACATGAGGATAAGAGAGAAAATAACCGTTATACTAATAGGGCAGTACGTATACAACAAGAAAAAAAATTACTACCGGCATTTCATAATGCTGAAAGACAACTTATTGCACACATGCTTTCTGATGAAACCATTGCCTTTCAAGTTCAGGAAGAATTAGGTGCAGCATTTAATATTGACGCTCATAAAGTGCTTGTTACGCATTTATATGCATATTATGAGAAAGGGAACCCGGCAGAAGTCAGTCTTTTTATGGAACACATCGAAGACGACCAGTTGCGGCAATTAGTAGCAGAGATTACAATGATGCCGATTTTTGATCAAATAAGTTCAAAAGAAATTCAGGACTATATTAATATGATTAAAGCAAAAACTCATGAGCTTGAACACATCGCAGTACTTAAACAAGACCAACGCATAGCTGAGCAGCAAAACGATCCCATTAAAGCCGCGCAAATCGCTATGCAAATCATACAAATGCAGAAACCACAGTAG
- the rpoD gene encoding RNA polymerase sigma factor RpoD, with translation MAEQKPSQMKGNENETTLEQAKEQLLELGKKRGVLAYEEVADRLSGFEMEPDQMDEFYEYLTEQGVEVIGDSEEDPSMQQIAKEEEFNLNNLSVPLGIKINDPVRMYLKEIGRVDLLSAAEEIELAKRIEKGEEEAKRRLAEANLRLVVSIAKRYVGRGMLFLDLIQEGNMGLIKAVEKFDYRKGYKFSTYATWWIRQAITRAIADQARTIRIPVHMVETINKLIRVQRQLLQDLGREPTPEEIGEEMELTPDKVRDILKIAQEPVSLETPIGEEDDSHLGDFIEDQEAVSPSDHAAYELLKEQLEDVLDTLTDREENVLRLRFGLDDGRTRTLEEVGRVFGVTRERIRQIEAKALRKLRHPSRSKRLKDFLE, from the coding sequence ATGGCAGAACAAAAACCTTCACAAATGAAGGGCAACGAAAATGAGACCACTTTAGAACAAGCAAAAGAACAATTATTGGAATTGGGCAAGAAAAGAGGCGTTCTTGCCTATGAAGAAGTCGCTGATCGGTTATCCGGGTTTGAGATGGAACCGGATCAAATGGATGAATTCTATGAGTATCTGACTGAGCAAGGTGTCGAAGTCATAGGTGATTCAGAAGAGGATCCAAGTATGCAGCAAATTGCCAAGGAAGAGGAATTCAATCTGAATAATCTGAGTGTCCCGCTTGGCATTAAAATAAATGACCCTGTCCGTATGTACCTGAAAGAAATTGGCCGTGTTGATCTGCTGTCTGCAGCGGAAGAAATTGAACTTGCCAAACGCATTGAAAAAGGCGAAGAAGAAGCTAAACGCCGTCTAGCTGAAGCAAACCTGAGACTTGTGGTCAGTATTGCCAAACGTTATGTCGGGCGCGGCATGTTGTTTTTGGACCTTATTCAGGAAGGCAATATGGGCTTAATTAAAGCTGTTGAAAAGTTTGATTACCGTAAAGGCTATAAGTTCAGCACGTATGCAACATGGTGGATCAGACAAGCCATTACCCGTGCCATAGCTGACCAGGCAAGAACCATTCGTATTCCAGTTCATATGGTTGAAACCATTAACAAGCTGATTAGAGTCCAGCGTCAATTGCTTCAAGATCTTGGCAGAGAGCCAACCCCCGAAGAAATTGGGGAAGAGATGGAGCTGACGCCTGATAAGGTGAGAGATATTCTTAAGATTGCCCAGGAGCCAGTTTCTTTAGAGACCCCCATTGGTGAAGAAGATGATTCTCATTTGGGTGACTTTATTGAAGATCAGGAAGCTGTTTCACCTTCCGATCATGCGGCATATGAACTGCTGAAAGAACAGCTTGAAGATGTGCTTGATACGTTAACAGACCGCGAAGAAAACGTGCTGAGATTACGTTTTGGTTTGGATGATGGTCGCACACGCACACTTGAAGAAGTTGGCCGCGTATTCGGTGTGACTCGGGAACGCATCAGACAAATTGAAGCAAAAGCACTTCGGAAACTCAGACACCCAAGCAGAAGCAAACGATTAAAAGATTTTCTTGAATAG
- the cccA gene encoding cytochrome c550: MKKNAVIPYAIIASIGILMVIVLSTAGVFQRENIQQEAEGGEEQSAEEGESMDPEEIFQSNCMSCHGEDLSGSGSAPALTEVGADHSKEDIKKIIINGTDGGMPGGLVNNEQADKLAEWLSEKK; encoded by the coding sequence ATGAAGAAAAATGCAGTTATCCCTTATGCAATTATAGCTTCTATCGGGATACTCATGGTCATTGTTTTGTCAACTGCAGGGGTTTTTCAGCGTGAAAACATTCAGCAAGAAGCAGAAGGCGGCGAAGAACAGAGTGCAGAAGAGGGAGAATCAATGGACCCTGAAGAAATTTTCCAAAGCAACTGTATGTCATGTCACGGAGAAGATCTCTCTGGCAGTGGCAGCGCTCCAGCCTTGACAGAAGTGGGTGCAGATCACTCTAAAGAAGATATCAAAAAAATTATTATTAACGGAACCGACGGCGGAATGCCAGGTGGTCTTGTTAACAATGAGCAAGCCGATAAATTAGCAGAATGGCTTTCTGAGAAGAAATAA
- a CDS encoding tRNA (adenine(22)-N(1))-methyltransferase, with translation MKQAVNISNRLKLIADWIPQGAQFVDIGSDHAYLPCYVCSKDLDASAIAGEVKEGPFKSAERTVKRLGLNHAVTVRLGDGFNVVVPGEVHTAVIAGMGGTLIDEILQNGQEKLNGIKRIIAQPNLNTGAVRKTLSVLGFKIIHEDMLEENGHIYEMIVADRTEEAISLDDQAAMFGPILLKHKPPIFYLKWEHEKNNLERVVKQMEHAKKPNIEKIAQFKKDIAWIEEVLRDE, from the coding sequence ATGAAGCAAGCGGTAAATATATCAAATAGACTTAAATTGATAGCAGATTGGATTCCCCAAGGGGCGCAGTTTGTTGACATCGGCTCTGATCATGCGTATTTGCCCTGCTATGTATGCAGTAAGGATCTAGATGCAAGCGCCATCGCAGGAGAAGTAAAAGAGGGACCTTTCAAATCAGCGGAACGGACCGTGAAACGTCTTGGGCTTAATCATGCAGTAACAGTCAGGCTTGGGGATGGTTTTAACGTTGTGGTTCCTGGGGAGGTTCACACAGCCGTCATTGCAGGCATGGGTGGAACGTTGATTGACGAAATTCTTCAAAACGGTCAGGAAAAGCTTAATGGTATTAAACGTATTATTGCTCAGCCGAATCTCAATACGGGTGCAGTCAGAAAAACACTGTCTGTTTTGGGATTTAAGATAATACACGAAGACATGTTAGAAGAGAATGGACACATTTATGAAATGATTGTTGCAGACCGAACAGAAGAAGCCATTAGTCTGGATGATCAAGCAGCTATGTTCGGACCTATCTTGCTCAAACATAAACCGCCCATATTTTATCTAAAGTGGGAGCATGAAAAAAATAATCTTGAACGTGTAGTCAAACAGATGGAGCATGCAAAGAAACCGAACATAGAAAAAATAGCTCAATTTAAAAAAGACATAGCATGGATCGAGGAGGTGCTCCGAGATGAATAA
- a CDS encoding C-terminal helicase domain-containing protein, with translation MEHRLIPKKHRDEADIILEISRAIHPYLAIVFTNGKDEADKLAAKLVERGLNTGIIHGGLAPRERKRRLKEIQNLQYQYVVATDLAARGIDIKGISHIINAQMPKEESFYLHRVGRTARAGLEGTAVSLYEESDITLVDKLEAKGIEFTFSDVKNGQWTTANPYNMRSKRQKSTQDIDREAWKRVKKSKTVKPGYKKKAKQQQERIKKNLSKKNQYKK, from the coding sequence ATGGAACATCGTTTGATTCCAAAAAAGCACCGGGATGAAGCGGATATCATTTTGGAAATATCGCGAGCCATACATCCTTATTTAGCCATCGTATTCACAAATGGTAAAGACGAAGCAGACAAACTCGCGGCCAAACTGGTTGAACGGGGTTTGAACACTGGGATTATTCATGGCGGTCTTGCGCCGCGAGAGCGTAAACGCCGCCTGAAAGAAATCCAAAACCTTCAATATCAATACGTGGTAGCAACGGATCTCGCTGCAAGAGGAATTGATATCAAAGGGATCAGCCATATCATTAATGCCCAAATGCCTAAAGAAGAAAGTTTTTATCTGCACAGAGTGGGGAGAACGGCTCGTGCTGGCCTGGAAGGAACAGCTGTAAGTCTATATGAGGAATCGGATATCACCTTGGTAGATAAATTGGAAGCAAAAGGGATTGAATTTACTTTTTCAGATGTGAAAAATGGTCAGTGGACTACTGCCAATCCATACAATATGCGTTCTAAACGACAAAAATCCACACAAGACATAGACAGAGAAGCATGGAAACGCGTTAAAAAGAGTAAAACGGTAAAGCCGGGCTATAAAAAGAAAGCAAAACAACAGCAAGAGCGCATAAAGAAAAATCTCAGCAAAAAAAATCAATACAAAAAGTAA
- a CDS encoding deoxyribonuclease IV: protein MKLGSHVSMSGKKMLLGSSEEAASYGANVFMIYTGAPQNTRRKPIEELNIDNGQAHMKEHGIEDIIVHAPYIINIANTTKPATFELGVDFLRNEVDRTEAIGARQIVLHPGAHVGAGVDKGIAKIVEGLNEVLVKDSPVQIALETMAGKGTEIGRTFEELAQIIEGVTHNELLSICLDTCHIHDAGYAVQDDFDSVLNDFDKIIGIDRLKVVHVNDSKNEQGAHKDRHENIGFGHIGFDALYKVVTHPQLEDLPKILETPYVGPDKKNKKPPYQFEIDMLREGSFVPDLKDKIMAQ, encoded by the coding sequence ATGAAACTGGGATCACACGTATCAATGAGCGGTAAAAAAATGCTGCTCGGTTCAAGTGAAGAAGCAGCATCTTACGGTGCGAATGTGTTTATGATCTATACAGGCGCACCGCAAAATACACGCAGAAAGCCAATTGAAGAATTGAATATAGATAACGGACAAGCTCATATGAAAGAACATGGCATTGAGGATATCATTGTCCATGCGCCATACATTATTAACATTGCCAATACAACAAAACCGGCTACATTTGAGCTTGGTGTTGATTTCCTTCGTAATGAAGTTGATCGTACAGAAGCAATTGGGGCCAGACAAATCGTCCTCCATCCGGGAGCACATGTGGGCGCTGGCGTTGATAAAGGGATAGCCAAAATTGTTGAAGGTCTGAATGAAGTCCTCGTTAAAGACAGTCCAGTTCAGATTGCACTTGAAACCATGGCAGGTAAGGGCACTGAAATTGGACGTACGTTCGAGGAATTGGCCCAGATTATAGAGGGCGTTACTCACAACGAATTGCTGTCAATTTGTCTTGATACCTGCCATATTCATGATGCCGGTTACGCTGTTCAGGATGATTTTGACAGTGTTTTAAATGACTTTGATAAAATTATCGGAATTGACCGGTTAAAAGTTGTGCATGTTAACGATAGTAAAAATGAACAAGGTGCACATAAGGATCGTCATGAAAATATTGGTTTTGGCCATATTGGATTTGATGCGCTTTATAAGGTCGTCACACATCCTCAGCTTGAAGATCTTCCTAAGATTTTGGAAACGCCATATGTGGGTCCTGATAAAAAGAACAAAAAACCGCCTTACCAGTTTGAAATTGACATGCTTCGGGAAGGGTCTTTTGTTCCGGATTTGAAAGACAAGATCATGGCACAATAA
- a CDS encoding DUF2624 family protein: MNDILKTIMMGKLKSLSEKELMGYARQYGFNLTQQEAQDMIAYIKQNQVDPFSEQGRTILFNDLASITDRQTAQKAERLFREIIKTYGIDHMF; this comes from the coding sequence ATGAATGATATTTTAAAGACCATCATGATGGGTAAACTCAAATCATTATCCGAAAAAGAACTAATGGGGTATGCCCGACAATATGGTTTCAATTTAACGCAACAGGAAGCGCAGGACATGATTGCCTATATTAAACAGAACCAGGTCGATCCATTTAGTGAACAAGGCCGCACCATTCTTTTTAACGATTTGGCTTCAATCACAGATCGGCAAACAGCGCAAAAAGCAGAACGTTTATTCAGAGAGATCATAAAAACATATGGCATTGACCATATGTTTTAA
- a CDS encoding NfeD family protein, whose amino-acid sequence MDMASAEWIAFVMTGLGTLFLLGEIMVNTRGIFAILGIGFITVFFTVALDTSSFILMLIIYFAGIVLIIIDGKLLNDGTLGTLGAAGMLTSVAIAAPTFGSGLFAVAGVLVGGISSILFLKVFKRREMWTKITLRDRLTKEAGYNTMTEEYSALLDHTGITLNDLRPVGTVKIAGKDYSAVSNGQWIPADTQIKVVQVDGTGLKVEPIQQHQNTSDD is encoded by the coding sequence ATGGATATGGCATCGGCTGAATGGATTGCATTTGTAATGACAGGGCTTGGGACCTTGTTTCTCCTTGGAGAAATAATGGTGAATACGAGGGGGATTTTTGCAATCTTGGGCATTGGTTTTATAACTGTATTCTTCACAGTGGCCCTTGATACAAGCTCCTTTATATTAATGCTTATTATTTATTTTGCGGGAATAGTACTGATTATTATCGATGGGAAACTCTTAAACGATGGGACGCTTGGCACACTCGGCGCTGCCGGAATGTTAACTTCTGTGGCGATTGCTGCCCCTACATTCGGCTCTGGATTATTTGCAGTGGCAGGCGTTCTAGTGGGCGGCATCAGTTCTATCTTGTTTCTCAAGGTATTTAAGCGCAGGGAAATGTGGACAAAAATAACACTTCGGGATCGTCTTACAAAAGAAGCAGGGTATAACACAATGACAGAAGAGTACAGTGCATTACTCGATCACACAGGCATCACTTTAAATGATCTGCGTCCTGTAGGTACCGTCAAAATTGCTGGAAAAGATTATAGTGCCGTGTCTAATGGACAATGGATACCTGCTGACACGCAAATTAAAGTGGTTCAGGTGGATGGGACCGGGCTAAAAGTGGAACCGATTCAACAACATCAAAACACCTCTGACGATTAA